GCAGCAATTTGCCTGGCTGCTCCAGGGCAGTGGGTGGGGCATGGTGCTGAGGAAGGATACCCCACTTTGGGCCAGCTCACAGACCCTCAGAGAAGAGCTGGGCAGCCAAGACCCTTGCAGGGACTTCTCTCATGCTGGGGCTCCTCTGGGGCCCTTACCTTGTACTTGGCTGcaagcagctctgtggcctgctGCTCCCGCCGCAGGTCCTCCAgcatcttctccttctcctccagcAGCTTCTGCTTCTCCTCACTCACCAGGCTTCGGTCATCCTGAATGGCCGCCTTCTCTTCCTCCAGCCGTTCCTTCTGTTCCTGAAGGTAATTCTCCATATTCTTCTCCAAGGCTGACTCCAGGATGGGTTGGGGCGGgcggtggttgttgttgttgtcatcatCCTCTTCAGCCACCCAGGCCTCAAtcactggcccttcagggtacccaGCTGGGGCCGACACAGCCTTCTTCCTGCGGCTACTCTTCCTCCGGGGCCTCTTCCCCAGCATCCCCCTCTTCTCCAGCTGGGCCTTCAGGCGGGCAATCTCCTCCTGGAATTCCCGCAGCAGCGTGTCCTTGGGATCCTCATTCACCCGAGGCTTGTTCTTGATGTTCTTGGCTCGATTGGCAAAGCGAAGGGTGGAGAGGCTCTCATCATAGCTGTGAGAAGCTGGCCCCAGTGTGGCCACCATGATGGTCTTGGCATTCCCGCCCAGAGAGTCCTGGAGCAGCCGGGTCAGCTTAGAGTCCCGGTAGGGGATATGGGTGCTCCTGTTACCCGCCAGAGCAGCAATCACGTTACCCAGGGCAGACAGAGAGAGGTTGATTTTGGAGGCTTCCTTAGGTCTCTCTCCACCGCTGCCACCACCACCTCCATTGCCACCGCCACTACCACCCGTGGACTGTGTGGCTGTCCCTCCAGCTGTGTTAGGGCCTGCCTTGTTCTGCCTCTCACTGCCAGCCAGGTCCACCAGGTTGAGCTTCCCCACACGGATGTGGTCCTGGCCATCAGAGCCACGCTCACTGCACTCCACAGTGATCACGAAGATTGCGTGGGAGCGGGAGCTGACCTCATTCATGTGGGTGCTGCCCACCGCACGGGTCTGGTTCCCCAGGTTCATCACATGTTCGATCTCTTTGACATTCTTGGTGACAAAGGAAGAAAGGTCCTTGATGTAGACCCCTGTCTCAGGGTTTTCCTTCAGCTCTAGCCtcttgcctggctccttggagagAAGGTCTCGTATCTCCTCCTGGTAGATCTCCAAGTAAGAGGCTCGGACTAGGTACTGCTGGTTCTGGGAGCGGGAGATGTGGGTGAAGATGTGTTCAAAGGCGTTGGGGATGACCCCGCGCAGCTCAGGCTCCACCCAGGTTCCCTGCATCGTGTAGGTCTTGCCAGTGCCCGTCTGGCCATAGGCAAACACTGTGCCATTGAAACCCTGAAGCACTGAGTCTATCAGGGGCCTCACTGTTTCATCATACAGGTCTGCCTGCTTGGAACTGGCATCGTACACGGCGTCAAAAGTGAAGGTCTTGGGCAGCTCTCCAGGGGCTGCACGGGGGTTCCGCAGGGTCACCTGGCCCAGTTTCACGTCCATGGTCAGGATCTGTTCATGACCAGCTGCCTCCTCCTTCCTGCTGAGGGGGCGGCACCGGGCCACCACCTTCAGGGCCTCACTGGTCTTGGTCTTACTGGCCATCTTGCTGCTCTGTCCTTTCCTCTGCTCCCCTCGGCAGCCTGGGCGGTCCTGCTGTCCTGTTCCTTAGGTCGGGATCGGCGGGGCCAGCCCAGCCCCCAGGCGCCGCTCTTCAATCCGCATGCAGCCTCCTAGGGTGGGGATGCTGGGAAGTGGCCCCGCCGCTGCTGCAGTCCGGGCCTCCACTGCTTTCAGATCCTCGGTGCACCGGCCGGGGAGGTAGAATTAGGCAGAATCTCCGGGCAGCCGCGGGAGCAGCGCCTGCCGAAGGGCAGTGCCGGGAGCCCGCCCCATGCTGGGGCAGAGGGAGCGCTGCTGTAAACAGCTCCGGCAACAATGAGATAAAGGAAGAGGAAAATGGGATGGGGGTGGGCGGCAGGGCTGTCttcgcctcctcctcctcctccctctaggGATTCATGGCGGGGGCTGCCGTGCGGGGCGGCCGGGGGTCCCGGCCCTCCCGAGGGCAGAGGCTCACCTGGAGTCCTGCCCCGCAGCTGGGGGATCATTCATTGCAGCCAGCGCGGCTGCTGCTGCCTCTGCCTCCGCCTTCCCCACCGCCGCCACcggagaatgagagaaaaacagaagggGATGGGGCGGAGCAGCGGCGGCGAGAGTGATGTTGCCGCCGCCGCGCTGCGGCCCCAGCTAAGTCTCCCGGCT
Above is a genomic segment from Callospermophilus lateralis isolate mCalLat2 chromosome 14, mCalLat2.hap1, whole genome shotgun sequence containing:
- the Kif3c gene encoding kinesin-like protein KIF3C, whose protein sequence is MASKTKTSEALKVVARCRPLSRKEEAAGHEQILTMDVKLGQVTLRNPRAAPGELPKTFTFDAVYDASSKQADLYDETVRPLIDSVLQGFNGTVFAYGQTGTGKTYTMQGTWVEPELRGVIPNAFEHIFTHISRSQNQQYLVRASYLEIYQEEIRDLLSKEPGKRLELKENPETGVYIKDLSSFVTKNVKEIEHVMNLGNQTRAVGSTHMNEVSSRSHAIFVITVECSERGSDGQDHIRVGKLNLVDLAGSERQNKAGPNTAGGTATQSTGGSGGGNGGGGGSGGERPKEASKINLSLSALGNVIAALAGNRSTHIPYRDSKLTRLLQDSLGGNAKTIMVATLGPASHSYDESLSTLRFANRAKNIKNKPRVNEDPKDTLLREFQEEIARLKAQLEKRGMLGKRPRRKSSRRKKAVSAPAGYPEGPVIEAWVAEEDDDNNNNHRPPQPILESALEKNMENYLQEQKERLEEEKAAIQDDRSLVSEEKQKLLEEKEKMLEDLRREQQATELLAAKYKAMESKLLIGGRNIMDHTNEQQKMLELKRQEIAEQKRREREMQQEMMLRDEETMELRGTYTSLQQEVEVKTKKLKKLYAKLQAVKAEIQDQHDEYIRVRQDLEEAQNEQTRELKLKYLIIENFIPPEEKNKIMNRLFLDCEEEQWKFQPLVPAGVNNSQMKKRPTSAVGYKRPISQYARVAMAMGSHPRYRAENIMFLELDVSPPAVFEMEFSHDQEQDPRALHMERLMRLDSFLERPSTSKVRKSRSWCQSPQRPPPSTAHASLASASLHPATVVDHE